From the Desulfovibrio sp. Huiquan2017 genome, one window contains:
- a CDS encoding sigma 54-interacting transcriptional regulator produces the protein MKTNILVVDDDKGHLSMLGTILGGWGYDTDSAMDGGEAVSAVKERPYDAVLMDVRMAKVSGIEALEEIKAYNPAIPVLIMTAYSSVDAAVEAMKLGAYDYLTKPLNFDELKLTLERALEHKRLSEENRHLKEAVSAGQSLAGIIGTSPAMRAVVEMVKVVAPTEATVLITGESGTGKELVARAIHANSVRKKQRLVTINCAALSETLLESELFGHEKGAFTGADKRRDGRFMQANKGTIFLDEIGEISMPMQAKLLRAVQEREIQRVGSDSVQSVDVRILAATNRDLKAEVEAGRFREDLYYRLHVMALKLPALREREDDVPLLANFFLKRFAEKNRKAVKGFTPLAMDMLIHHAWPGNVRELENTIERAIILSMGEYITEKELPPALVRHYEQDAPAETGNGHLGGQPLEDVQKLAILATLEQTGGNKSEAAKILDITRTTLNNKLKKYGM, from the coding sequence ATGAAAACCAACATACTCGTCGTCGATGACGACAAGGGACATCTCTCCATGCTGGGGACCATCCTCGGCGGATGGGGGTATGACACCGATTCGGCTATGGACGGCGGTGAAGCTGTTTCGGCCGTGAAGGAGCGCCCCTACGACGCCGTGCTCATGGATGTCCGCATGGCCAAGGTCAGCGGGATTGAAGCGTTGGAGGAGATCAAGGCCTACAACCCCGCCATTCCGGTGTTGATCATGACGGCTTATTCCTCCGTTGATGCGGCGGTAGAGGCCATGAAGCTCGGGGCCTACGACTATCTGACCAAGCCGCTCAATTTCGACGAGCTCAAGTTGACCCTGGAACGCGCTCTGGAGCACAAGCGGCTCTCCGAGGAAAATCGCCACCTCAAGGAGGCCGTCTCCGCCGGGCAATCTTTGGCGGGCATCATCGGGACCAGCCCCGCCATGCGGGCGGTCGTTGAAATGGTCAAGGTGGTCGCCCCGACCGAGGCCACGGTGCTGATCACCGGGGAGTCCGGTACCGGCAAGGAGCTTGTCGCCCGAGCCATCCACGCCAACAGCGTTAGGAAAAAACAGCGGTTGGTGACCATCAATTGCGCCGCTCTTTCGGAAACCCTGTTGGAATCGGAACTCTTCGGGCATGAGAAAGGGGCCTTCACCGGCGCGGACAAGCGCCGTGACGGCCGGTTCATGCAGGCTAACAAGGGAACTATTTTCCTCGACGAGATAGGGGAGATATCCATGCCCATGCAGGCCAAGCTGCTTCGGGCGGTCCAGGAGCGGGAAATCCAACGGGTGGGGAGTGATTCGGTGCAGTCGGTGGACGTGCGCATCCTCGCCGCTACCAACAGGGACCTCAAGGCCGAAGTGGAGGCAGGCCGTTTCAGGGAGGATCTCTACTACCGGCTGCATGTCATGGCCCTGAAACTGCCCGCCCTGCGCGAGCGCGAGGACGACGTCCCGCTGCTGGCCAATTTCTTTCTCAAGCGGTTCGCGGAAAAGAATCGAAAGGCGGTCAAGGGATTCACGCCGTTGGCCATGGACATGCTCATCCATCATGCCTGGCCCGGGAATGTCCGCGAGTTGGAGAACACCATCGAGCGCGCGATCATCTTGTCCATGGGCGAATACATCACGGAAAAGGAGCTTCCCCCCGCCTTGGTCAGGCATTACGAGCAGGACGCTCCAGCCGAAACGGGGAATGGGCATCTCGGCGGGCAACCTCTGGAAGATGTCCAGAAGCTGGCCATTCTGGCGACCTTGGAACAGACCGGCGGGAACAAGAGCGAAGCGGCCAAGATCCTCGACATAACTCGGACAACGCTTAACAATAAATTGAAAAAATACGGGATGTAA
- a CDS encoding ATP-binding protein produces the protein MQLKTKILGSPASVWMILGMASIMTLVVVVLAVFNYNREVRYMEKVLGEKGEALIRSFEAGAKVGMMGDYGAEDRLQALIDATAELPDILYIVLTDRDGRILAHSDSSKIGGTYLGAARIKSLRPAQKARSVIMKDGGEPDSFVVYKEFVSLGPGGSQKMHNMMHHMRSRSGRWGAMQRQRFASGVVVEKPLIFIGLDIEPFVEARRTDVRVMITTSAVLLLVGLGCMVSLFWVQAYRRSREQLRDTQTFAAEIVANLPIGMVVTGPDGEVTRINRDAAALLGILPEEALGGAAHDVLPPEVVALAEESSKTGVPVTRELRVRTPETEFPANVGVAPVTTDGDVHLGNIFILSDLTEIHRLQVDAKQREKMAAIGNLAAGIAHEVRNPLSSIKGYATYFAGLFEEGSENRKAATVMIAETERLNRVISELLDFSRPSDFKFRQADVAVILDTVSRLLQQDAAGQGVAVTVDVPPDLPPAEMDPDRMIQALLNLGINGIQAMESGGKLFLRARRSDDGLVMEVEDTGPGIPEAVLETIFDPYFTTKSQGTGLGLAVVRKIVEGHGGNIHVACAAGRGAAFAITLPQSH, from the coding sequence ATGCAGTTGAAAACGAAAATTCTTGGAAGTCCCGCATCCGTCTGGATGATCCTCGGCATGGCCTCCATCATGACTTTGGTGGTCGTGGTTTTGGCCGTGTTCAACTACAACCGCGAAGTGCGGTATATGGAGAAGGTGCTGGGCGAGAAGGGCGAGGCCCTCATCCGGTCTTTCGAGGCCGGGGCCAAGGTCGGCATGATGGGTGACTACGGGGCCGAGGACAGGCTTCAGGCTTTGATCGACGCGACCGCCGAACTGCCGGACATCCTCTATATCGTGCTTACCGACCGGGACGGTCGCATTCTCGCCCATAGCGATTCAAGCAAGATCGGGGGCACCTATCTTGGTGCGGCCCGCATCAAATCCTTGCGGCCGGCCCAAAAGGCGCGATCCGTCATCATGAAGGATGGCGGGGAGCCCGACTCCTTCGTCGTTTACAAGGAATTCGTTTCCTTGGGCCCCGGCGGTTCTCAGAAGATGCACAATATGATGCATCACATGAGGAGTAGGAGCGGACGTTGGGGGGCGATGCAGCGGCAGAGGTTTGCGTCCGGCGTGGTTGTGGAAAAACCGCTGATATTCATAGGCCTGGACATCGAACCCTTTGTGGAGGCCCGGCGGACCGACGTCCGGGTTATGATCACCACGTCGGCCGTCTTGTTGCTGGTGGGCCTGGGCTGCATGGTTTCCCTGTTCTGGGTTCAGGCATATCGCCGGTCCCGCGAGCAGTTGCGCGATACACAGACCTTTGCGGCGGAAATCGTCGCCAATCTGCCTATTGGCATGGTGGTCACCGGCCCGGACGGCGAAGTGACGCGCATCAACCGGGACGCGGCCGCGCTTCTGGGCATCCTGCCCGAGGAGGCTCTGGGGGGCGCTGCGCACGATGTGCTTCCCCCCGAGGTCGTCGCCCTGGCTGAGGAGTCCTCGAAAACGGGCGTTCCCGTGACTCGGGAGTTGCGGGTTCGCACCCCGGAGACGGAATTCCCCGCCAATGTCGGCGTCGCACCGGTGACCACGGACGGGGACGTCCATTTGGGCAACATTTTCATCCTCAGTGACTTGACCGAGATTCACCGGCTTCAGGTCGACGCGAAGCAGCGGGAGAAAATGGCGGCCATCGGCAATCTTGCGGCGGGTATCGCCCATGAAGTCCGTAATCCATTGAGCAGCATCAAGGGGTATGCGACCTATTTCGCCGGGTTGTTCGAGGAGGGCAGCGAGAACCGCAAGGCCGCCACGGTGATGATCGCCGAGACGGAACGGCTGAATCGGGTCATCTCCGAACTGCTGGATTTTTCCCGGCCTTCGGATTTCAAATTTCGGCAAGCGGATGTGGCCGTGATTTTGGATACCGTGTCGCGGTTGTTGCAACAGGATGCGGCGGGCCAGGGGGTTGCAGTTACGGTGGACGTGCCGCCGGACCTGCCTCCGGCCGAGATGGACCCCGATCGCATGATCCAGGCCCTGCTGAATCTCGGCATCAACGGCATTCAGGCCATGGAGTCCGGAGGGAAGCTGTTCCTGCGCGCTCGGCGTTCGGACGACGGCCTTGTGATGGAGGTCGAGGATACCGGGCCGGGCATACCCGAAGCGGTTCTGGAGACCATTTTCGATCCGTATTTCACGACCAAGAGCCAGGGGACCGGACTCGGCCTGGCCGTGGTCCGCAAAATCGTCGAAGGGCACGGCGGAAACATTCATGTCGCCTGCGCTGCGGGGCGGGGCGCTGCGTTCGCCATCACCCTGCCGCAGTCACATTAA